AGATAGATTTCACGACTAAGTTTGTCACAACTTTCACTTTCCTCCATCCCATGACAATGTGTATAGTGTTTTCCCTACAAACTTGAAATAGTATATCAATAATGCTACATGAATCAGCAAAATCCTCACAGAAGCATCTCTAATATCCAAAGTTATGTCGCATTTTGCGTTTGTATCCACGTCCAAAGAACACTTGCTAGATCAGCAAGCACATGTCGCGACTTCCTAAAGAGCGCTTTCCACGGGGAAATTATCTTTAAATAAAGTCCCCACCTTCCGCATGTTTCTTACACACTTGTGTATGATATGTTATCCATGATGAAAGTGTGTCGTAGATTTTAGTTTCATCGGTTAAAACAATGATAACCTATATACACCAGTGACACAATTCCGTGCATAAAATCCCTGTCGAAGTATCTCTAGCATCAACTAAAAATAGTATCTCTAACATTCAAATTCTAACCTTTTCTGTGTCCCCGAAACACGAAAAGACACAAAATGGACCTGCTCCCAAGTGTGGTGCCATCTAACAAACGATGTATTGGAAACTAAACTTTCCAACGGAAGGATAATACTACATCCAATTTATTAGCCCCTTTGTAAATTTTGACCTTATATTTGATTATCAGAATATAAGTATATGCCAACAAAATTACATTTGTAGATTCATATTTGAAAGAAGTTTCCAAAGTTATTATCTTTGTTACATATAATTATTAGTAGAACGTCTGTGCGTTGCTACGGACAAACAAATGATTAAGACTGTCACCAAAATTGAAAATGATTTCTCCCTCGTATGCGTGCGCCTGGGCTTGTCGCGCACATCAAACGGGCACCGAGCTAGTTCCCCAAAATCCGACCGTCTCAATAGTTCAAGCTCCATATTATCTTTAACACGCAGTTCCACAAAATCCCCACTAATGACACACGTTTCCTTTTTCTGCCAGCCCCTCCCCTTCCTGCTCGTTTTTTCGCCATGACGGGCCACTTCGCGCTGGATCCCTCTCCTTTAAAACCGGATGACACCCATCTAAGCTTCGCCATGACGCCTCCCTCCTTCACACCGTACTTCCCCATGGACCGCGAAGTAGAAGTCCCCCGCCAACCGTCCTGCTCTCCGCCCAGATCCCCTCTTCCCATGTTCATGCCAATCCGCCGCCGCCAGACACCCCTCAGCCAAGAAGGCAGATCCATTGTCTCCTCAACCATTGCCATGTTGTAACATAGAGTTACATTACGTCCCGTGCATTACCACGAAATAAAAAATGATGTCCATTGTTGGGCATGCAACTAACACGCTGCCGTGTCTATTATTAACTCTTAAAGCAACCAACCAATGCATTTACCCTTCTATCCTAACAAAAAAAATGTACGACTTGACAAAAGAAAATATGATCCGCTCACTCACGCAATTTGTTGCAAAGCCATCTCTGATGAAACATAATTTGCCACATTTTTCTAAAGTAGGGAAATTATATTTGTAGATTCATATTTGAAAGAAGTTTCCAAAGCTATTATCTTTGTTACATATAATTATATTTTGCTTGCAAACTTTGACGCAAAATACGGtgcgactaataaacccggacaaaGTATTAATCTAAAGTATTTGCATCTATTTTGTGCATAGTTCGTCAAGGAGCAAATAGACAATGAACAAAGCCATGCACAGTCACGGAGATAGAAATTGCATACTTATCATAGAACTCTTTTTCAGCCAAAAGAAATAATTTACATTTTCTTTAAAAACAAAAATCTGGCCTTCCTGTCCGCCTCTCCTCCCGCGCCCCATGTGCGGGAAACGCCCCCACCTCTTTCCTCCCAGCTTTAAATAACCAGCACCCCCACTCTCCTCCCTTCCCCACCACCGCTTCCCACTCGCACCTCCTccgcccccctcccctcccccaaaACGCCAAAACCCAAACCCCACCCGGCGAGGAAGCGGCGCAATGCTGGAGGCGGCGATCCCCGCGCTGTGGAGCACCGTCCACGGCTGGTTCACCCCGTGGGTGCTCTTCCTCGTGCTCAACATCGTCATCGGCACCATCGCCGTCACCTCCAAGGCCTCGCCCCCGGCGGGGGGCGGGGAAGGCGCCGCGGCCGCGGCCGGCGGCGAGAGGAGGAGCCTGTCCCGCGTGCCGTCAATGGCGCTCGACCGGCTCCGCTCGTTCAACATGTCCCGCTTCACCGCCCCCGCCCCGGAGGCCCCGGTGAGCGGGGTTCTGGATCTGGGGTCTGACGAGCAGCTGCCGCCGCTCGAGATGGAGCCGGAGGCTCAGGGCGAGCTGGAGCACGAGCACGTGCACATGGAAAGGAGCATGTCCGAGGCGGCGGCCGAGGCCGAGCTCCCGCGGCTGCCGGCGCGGCTCCGCAAGTCGGCAAGCGACAAGTCGGCGTTCGCACACTTCGTGGCCGAGGAGGACAccgaggtggtggaggcgcgcaGGCCGGCGACGACGAGGGAcggggagcgccgccgccgccccctggcGGCGGAGCCGGAGGAGCCGGTGTCGGAGGAGGAGAtcgaggaggccggcggcgaggtggaCGCGCGCGCGGACGACTTCATCAACAAGTTCCGCCACCAGCTGAAGCTGCAGCGCATCGACTCCTTCATGCGCTACCGGGATACGCTCCGCCGCAGCCAGCCGACGACGGCCGCGGCGGGCGCCGAGCAGTAGAGCGAGTCCGGAGAGACCAGACCCAGGGGGCTAGATGCAAGAATGAGAAGAGAttcggggaggaggaagaagaggagacggTAGTTTCTTCCTTCCTTCATCCCCTTCCgtttcgttttttttcttttttcccctgCTTGGATGCTAGTAGTAGTAACATATTCTAGTTTTGGATAAAAAACTCTGTGCAATGTGGAACCATATCATCCTGCGGATTGCAACAGCTTGCGAAGGCGTTCGCGAAAGAAATTAGCAGTCAATCATCATCATCCGTATGTAAATCTCTTGCCCATTTCCCCACATTCTGGTTTGGCCAGATGAACTAGTAACCAATTTCAGCAGGGTTCTGACTATGAACGCACGCACGAACGATTGCGGTCATTAGTTGGTAGCAATGGCAGTCATCCCTGGCACCGCGAAATCACCACCGAATTCCTCCGTGCCAGTCACCAACGAACTCTTGTGCAGGTGGCTGACACTATTTTTCAATGATTAATTATTATTGCTTACGCCATGCGTTGCTCGTCATCTAATCATGGCGGCGTCACGCAAAAGTTTATCTGAATATGCATTGTACTTGTACACTTACACGATCCCTCTGGAAGGTACGGCCAGGGTTAACACGCTAATCACACACACAGAGAGCATTACTGCTATCTCCGTCGTCAGTCGCCACCTGCGCCACACGTCTGGCTCAGCTAGGGGGAGGGAGTCACTCGGGGGGAGGTGTCCCCTGCAACGACCGGTCTACCTTACCCTACGCCGTCGTGTTCGGTCGCTTTCTCTTTATTTAACTCGGCGGCACAGTCTGGGGGTTTCACATGGCTGGCCTTCAGCCTCAGGTCGGCTTAATCTACTGTCCAGTGGTGACGCCCGCTGCCCGGTTACGTTTTAGCTTAATGCGCTTCTGGTCGGCGCCTGATGCGGACTGCGGCGGTATCGTAATACGGTTAGGTCCCGGCGTTAATCTCGATTGTTGATTGGAATACGTGTGGCTGGGATGCTTCGGTTAGTGGCAGCCGGTCGTAGAGTGAACGAACGGGGCCCTGCCCCCACCACCCTCGGTGCGATGTCGACGGCGTCCAGATGCGTGCGTGctgtcctgctgctgctgctgctgctgctcggaaCTATAGCAGCAACTCTGCTGGGGAACAGTACATCCTGCTTGTAGCCGGGCGCCTCGCTTCATATGAATCTCCGAAGTTCAAACCGCACGTTCCATCACGAAATACGTACAAAGATTCGCGCTTCGTTACATTGCACTGCTGTGGTTAGACTCTACGGCTGAGGCTGTTGGGAGCCTAGCTCAGTCCGGTCATCTCTGCTTTTGTTTCCCCACTTTGATTACTAGTCGCTTCCGCAAGTTCTTTTCAGACTTTTCTCGAGGGGCGATTTGATAATTTGCCATCCCTTACTTCCCCTTTCACAATTTGCCACCCATTGTCTTAATGACGGNNNNNNNNNNNNNNNNNNNNNNNNNNNNNNNNNNNNNNNNNNNNNNNNNNNNNNNNNNNNNNNNNNNNNNNNNNNNNNNNNNNNNNNNNNNNNNNNNNNNNNNNNNNNNNNNNNNNNNNNNNNNNNNNNATGAAAGGGGAAGGTAAGGGGTGGCAAATTATCAAATTTGCCTTTCTCGAGTGGTAGCAACACGAATTAAACTAGAGTGGTCTTTAAACTACGTGTCCTGTCACAAGTGTGTGTTGGTACTTCTCTGCGGTTTCCCTACCTAGTGTAGTTTGTGGTGCACATGCGAGCTATGAACATCGGATACCCTGGGCCTGGGCGCAACAAAACCACCGAATGGGATGAAGGGTGGTGTCTTTTGATTAGCAGATACTAGTGCTTTCTGGCAAAAGGTTGTTAGCGGGCGCTGCTGAATGATTGGCTTGCGTTGGACCTCTGCTCCCGTTCTTTCCCTCCTAGGTTTGGAAGATTGTAAGAGGAGAATACTTGGCACCAACCATCAGGGCTTACAAACtagtccctccgtttctttttagtccgcatataaggtttagtccgcatataagatttggttaaaatcaagctttgtagagtttgactaactttatattaaaaaatacgaacattcataatatgaaatcaatattatcatatgcaccatgaaacgtatgttcatactatatagttttagtattgtagatgttcatattttttatataaatttggtcaaactttgtacagtttgactttgatcaaatcttatatgcggagtaaaaagaaacagagGAAGTATttctctttttagagatttcaccaaGTGACTATATAcgtagtaaaatgagtgaatctacactctaaaatatgtctataaacatccgtatgtgatagttcatttaaaatctctaagagcaacttcaatggggcgacccatttcgtccgtcgCCGTGCATTTGGGTCGGCGCAGACAGAAAAATCGACCCAACGCGCCGATCCAAACGGATGCGCGTTCGCTTTCGTCCGTCTGCCGACCCATTCCTGGCCCATTTTTGAGCGGGATTTGCGTTGGCGCGGACACGAGACTGACGCGCGCGCTCACCCTCTCTCCTCCCCGGGCCCGCtagtcggtggcacattggcctctCCACATCCAACAGCACACCCTCGCCCGCCTGccacgccgccgacgccgccggccATTTTTTCCGATAGAAAAGGATACATAGATACTTCTAGCGTACACAGATAAAAGAAAAGACCAACTACTCGTCGCTCTCCgactccgactcggtaatgtcctcctccgataTCTGAATGTAGGCATCAGCATACTGCTCGTCCTTGAAGTCCCACCCCGACGTTTCTCGTAGCTTCAGTTTCAATTGAGCGACCTGCTTCCGCACACGCTTGTCCTCCAGGTAGGCGGCTCGCTCTGTCCTCCTCGCGTCCCCTTCGTTCTCCTTTGCTTGTAAAACTGGCGCTCATcgacgatgtcctgcgggaagcgttcGCGCCACACCACCATGGCTTtcacgtccatctcggcgatggcaAGGCGACGCTGCCGCCTCTGATGGACACGATGATCTCCGTCAgtgaaaagccgcgggagaggcgTGAGATCCTGCGCCCGCTAGGTGGACACGTCAGGAAAATTCATCTCCTGACGAGGCCTTCGGAGGCGCCATGCCGCCGCGTCGtgcgcgcgggccgcctcctctgcgGTGTCGAGGACGAGGCGTTTCTCACCAAACCAGATCTCGAAGGAGAAGGCGCCGGAGCGGCGCTAATGGACTCCGCGAAAATCCGAAGCGCCCAGGCGGCGAATCGACATGGTGGCGCAAAGGCGGCGAGGCTAGTGAGAGGGGACGAGACGAGTGGGCGGCGGACAGAGTGTGGAGGGAGCGCCTTCTTATAACGAGCGCCGGCCGCGGCgcgcgcgcgaacctttcccgcACGCTGGAGCGCCAAAACCAGCGCGCGCTAGGCCGATTTCCCCCcgcgcgcgaacctttcccgcACGCTGGAGCGCCAAAACCAAAGAGACGACATGGCTGCTGGCATGATCTAAAGTGCGCGCGGTCATGAAATGGGTCGGCACGTTGgacgcactgccgacccaaatctaAAAGAGGACGGACGCCGgccgggcggccgacccaaacggaaaaAAATgcggtccgtttgggtcggcctgtTGGAGTTgatctaaaaatacaaatatttaggaagggagggagtactacagTAGACGATAACCGCATCATTTTCTTTCAAAAGTATACACGTTCGTTGTCATGTTCTAATCCCTTGTTTTCTCTCTTTGTCTGGAAAATTTAACCTGGTATGATGCAATTGGTATACTCTGATGAAAAAATTAATTAAAAAAATATCGAGGCAAGGCGCACCACAATGGTCAGCTTTGGTTGCTCTGCACTTCTGAAAGAGGTGATGTGCATCGTGGATCTATGGTGGTGCACCATCCTCGCCCTAGATCCAGATTGTCGTGAATCCAGTCCAAGATTGGCGCGCGCGTCGTAACTTGTGCGAATGCTCAAGACCACCGTCGCTCTGGATTGATAATCCCAATTCCCCACCCAATGACCGCAAGTTGCAGCACAAATTTTCAGAAATACAATCCGTCTTCTAGTTAGAACAGACctgctccctccgtcacagtttagaaggcacagttaaatttACGTGCGTTTCCATAATAGACAAGGTTTAGGGTGCATTacatttatttctagtagctaattagtacttCGATatactatttatatatatgcatgcgtactgtgaatgctattttttagcccatctcataaccaatagataaccacctaggtcTCAAAGAATTTTCCAAGCACGCCTTCTAAACCGTAACGGAGGGAGTAACTAGTTTGACATCTTTTTTCTCTCTTATAAAGGGCGTATTTTATTGACTCGTAACACAGCATCAAGGGAATACAAGCACTATGAATACACTAGGCCTCCGATAGTCCGGTTAAAGTGAACACAAACATGCAACAACTATCTCTACATCAACTACCACCGATGACAACACATAGATCTTGGAAAAGTGCTTCAACAACGACacctcaagaagggaacgacggTCGAAGTCGCCGTCGCCAGATCCACCTCAAAGGCTAGATCCTGAGTTTCCACGCCGAATAAGTCGGAGCAAATACCAgacaatgccttcaagaagggaatgatGTGGAACATCACCATTGCAAGATAAAACCAACGCAGGCTAAACCTAGAGTTTTCACTCCGGAGCTCAAGACCCTGTGCTAAAGGGCACCACCAAACTTAAGTTACCATGTACTGTTGCCCCCACTTTAGTCACCGTTGCAAGCCAGATCATCACGCTTCAACATCCGTATATGCTCACATCCCTGACATAGACCACACAACAAGGCATACCACATATTCAAGACTAGATCACATCACATACACCAACATCAACAAAGTTACCAAGGCCGCCAAGAGCCATTGAAGGGGCCAACTCACAGCCTCAAGTCGTTAGCAATGATTAGACACGAACTACAGACATAAAGTCGTCGGTGCCGCCAAGAACCCACATGAGGCCATCTACCAACCCCACACATGTCTTCAATGAAGTCAGTTGGCGGAAATTCAGGATAGGACACCGAGCATTCATGTAGGCGAAACCGATAGGGAGGCCTCATCAGAAAGGATGTCGGAGCATGTAGGACGAGAGGAAGATGGCTCGCCACCACCATCGTCCTCTAGGGCAGATCCCCGGTGGCGTCAATCGACAATGACGATGAGGGGAGGGAAGTGAGGACCACCCTCCGGCGACGAGGATGGGTGGCCGCCTGAGTCGCCTAGGCAGCGACGTGGGGGCAGTTGACTAGAAAAGCTTCCCCACTAGTTTGACACCCTGCCCCTAGTGTTCATAGTTTTTTCCTAACCATATGTAGGAGAGTTGCACATCGACTCTCTTGAATCATCGATCCAAAACTATAAGAAGATCCAACCCATCCTAGATTAGAACAAAAGTGAAGCACAATGCATGAAAGCAAGAACCATCCACCGTGAGAGCCTGAGCACGGTCGGCTACAACATAACCCAGGCACAACTACCATGACGATGATGACGAAGACAACGATAACTGAGGCACAAGCATCACAGGGACAAATCCACCACAAGTCATGACCTAACATTACCTGCGAGCATAGAAACGACATCACCAAGCAACGAGTCCACAAGCCCAACATAACCAGAATGAGTGCCGTCGAGGTTGTAGAAGGAGGACTGATGGGTGGATGGACACAATCCAGAGGGGAGCAACATGGTGCGTGCAAGCACCAAGAACAACACCAATCATGTCTGGCCGAAGGCCGGCGACATGCCCCAAAGCCGCCTAGACAAAGGAGAGGCCAGAGTACCACAAGCAAAGGCCCTTGGGCAAGGAATGACATATAGGCCCGTGACCAACGACCATTGCCACCCGTTGGATGGAAAAGAGCCGACGATGGAACCACCACTAGATCTGGCTGAGAAGGCTGGGGGGAGAGAGATGGTGGGCCAACGCCCGACTACCCTGGACGGGTGCCTGTGCTATGCCCAACAACCACCATCGCAACTACATCAATGAATTAGAAAGTGGTTAGCATATTTATGCCCGAgctatatgatgcggagcatccttcagtCATCCCCatgacctatgacaagagctcgagcacgcgccatcgaaaccgaggtgaactcactCCTATACGAGATTGATATGGATATGGATGGAACTTGGATCCTACCTCACCAAAGAGTGCTATGTGTCATTAGGTACAAGGACGAACTCCAACAATAGGTTAAGGAGTACCCCCAAGGCCCAAGAGAAGGACCCCAAGACCCAAGAGCTGACCGGAAGTGTCAAGATGAAGAAAAGGAAGCGTGCAGAAATTGTACTATCGGACAGTCCGGTCACACAGAAATTGCACTACCGGATAGTTTGGTCCCCATAGCGGACAATCCAGTTGCACACCAAAATGCATCTGGACTCACCAGACTGTCCGGACTCACCAGACTGTCCGGTCGCACCTGGGCGATCACCCCAGCTACTCCTGACCTCACCGGACTGTCCGGTCGGCCGCACCGGACTATCCGGTCGGCCGCACCGGACTGTCCGGTCCGCCCAGTTTCGCTACAGATTGGGCTAAAAAGCCAATGTAACCATTGTGACCCATGCCCtttcgtccctagactatatattccgtgcacagatacgtctccaacgtatctacactttttttattgttccatgctattatattatccatcttggatgttttatatgcattattatgctattctatatcatttttgggactaacctattaacctagtgccaagtgccagttactattttttccttgtttttgtctttacagaaaatcaataccgaaCGGAACaagactttttgacgatttttcttggaccacaagacaccctggagctttgggaggaggccagaagagccacgagatggccacaagctcaccaggcgcgccctaggggggggtgcAAGCTTCTGGGGCCGTCGTGGCACTTCCAACCATAAttcttcttctataaatacccaagtATTCCCTGtagaccagagggcacaccaaaaatacttttccgacaCCACAAGTTTCTATCCTTGTGAGATCCCATTTGGAGACCTGTTCCGATACTCCacagaagggggattcgatcacggagggcctctacatcaaccttgatgcccttccgatgatgtctgagtagtttaccatagacctacgtgtccatagttagtagctagttggcttcttctctctctttgatcttcaatacaatgttcttctggaccttcttggagatatattcgatgtaatcttcttttgaggtacgtttgttgagatccgatgaattgtggattatctatgaatattatttgagtcttctttgaactcttttatgcatgattaagatagctttgtatttctctctgatctattgatttggtttggccaactagattgatttttcttgccatgggagaggtgctttgtaatgggttcaatcttgcggttcttattcctagtgacagaaagggacatgacacgtatttgtatttttgccattaaggataaaaatgtGGGATTTGTTCATATtgcttggatctatccctctacatcatgtcatcttacttaaggcgttactccgttcttgttaacttaatacactagatgcatgctggatagcggtcgatgtgtggagtaatagtagtatatgcaggcaggagtcggtctactcactactgcaggatgctgctaacgcgacactatgatcagagacccttcgacgaaactgtgtgcgatgtaataatcgcaaacggtggtgtaaaaacccatcaaaaaaggtgcaagtcgtttgcgatggaggatgcatcaaacacgattcatattttagttgcatgtgcgatgcagggcatacggttcagttcaattaaccgtttgcgatgaggaggaacaaaagaaacgggcagccagatgaaggtgtgtgcgatgtacagtatacggttcactcggatgaactatttgtgattaggcaacacaaaagaaacggtcagctagatcaaggtgtgtgtgatatatggcatgcTGTTCACTCGGATGATCTGttcgcgttgagacaagagaacataaatggttcaacttaacaagatgtgtgtgatacgcggcaaacaggtctgtaatcggaaatgtgtgcgaagatcgataacaacacagacgattgttGCTAACAAGCAGTGTGTGTTGTgatcaaacgattgctggtatacaattgtgagtgattgatgaaaacatcactgacgggttccattgtttagtccgtgtgcgatgtgattttgtttgtctgcacaacatctatgctctgtctacagagcatcaacatatgtaCTTAAAAaaacaacattgcataaccaatTAAGCATAcacttacacaagtgactacacacataacatttccacacaccaaagtaagcgactacatgcatactaaactaggagaaacaaggatctaatcatctacttattgttgcgatgacgcttgccattgctctacttccggctggatccctggccgttttggggaaggaggcacttcctcatgtcaacgacccGCTTGTACATGttgtagctcgtgtacgcctccttggtgagggagtcctggattaaggggtcctcgcgcgtccgacctgttggacatggaccggactgatgggccgtgaagatacaagacagaagactctctcccgtgtccggatgggactctccttggcgtgaatGGCAAGCCTGGCTTTcgtatatgaagattcctttctctgtaaccgactttgtacaaccctagccccctccggtgtctatataaactggagggtttagtccgtagaggcaatcataatcatatatgctagacttctagggttttagccacaacgatctcgtggtagatcaactcttgtaatcctcatattcatcaatatcaatcaagcaggacgtagggtattacctccatcaagagggcccgaacctgggtaaaacatcgtgtccctgcctcctgttaccatcaaccttagacgcacagttcgggaccccctacccgagatccgccggttttgagaccgatattggtgctttcattgagagttccactgtgttgccgtcagaaggttcgatggctccatcaatcatctacaacaatgctgccctgggggaggttttcctccccggttagatctttgtgttcggtggcttcgcactgcgggccaaatcgcttggccatctagagcagatcgacagctacgcccgagGTCACCAGATTAATTTTGGAAATCtggactatgtcgctgatatccgaggagacttgatcttccaaggattcgcgCCCCAACcttcgctctggccttagatctggagcatATCGCGAGGTCCGAAGGCGGGCTCCCTGAGCTCGCCGGACTATCTGCGGCCACTAGGCCCATTGTGGGAGAGCCGGGGGAAGTAGTGTCGCTGGCAGCCATCATGGAGCCGGACCCTTCTTC
This portion of the Triticum dicoccoides isolate Atlit2015 ecotype Zavitan chromosome 7A, WEW_v2.0, whole genome shotgun sequence genome encodes:
- the LOC119332044 gene encoding pathogen-associated molecular patterns-induced protein A70-like is translated as MLEAAIPALWSTVHGWFTPWVLFLVLNIVIGTIAVTSKASPPAGGGEGAAAAAGGERRSLSRVPSMALDRLRSFNMSRFTAPAPEAPVSGVLDLGSDEQLPPLEMEPEAQGELEHEHVHMERSMSEAAAEAELPRLPARLRKSASDKSAFAHFVAEEDTEVVEARRPATTRDGERRRRPLAAEPEEPVSEEEIEEAGGEVDARADDFINKFRHQLKLQRIDSFMRYRDTLRRSQPTTAAAGAEQ